From the Chloroflexus aurantiacus J-10-fl genome, one window contains:
- a CDS encoding glutaminyl-peptide cyclotransferase, translated as MNWLRWLVLVVIGLLAGCGSAPANQPAPTPTTLIAIPLAEVPAPTPTATHLLLPLVGAADTTAQAPPLLPYRVVASYPHDPRAWTQGLIVAGPGRLFEGTGDYANSSLREVELETGQVLRSVGLGDPALYGEGIARIGDRIFQLTWQNQRGLIYDVATFNQIGSFTYPVPPATMPREGWGLTYDGSSLIMSDGTATLYFIDPEATVATGQLVIERTVTVRIGDQPRDRLNELEYINGAIFANVWYSDQIVRIDPNTGQVTGILDLSGLLSPTERAAADVLNGIAYDQERGLIYVTGKYWPRLFAIALEQTMYLPLISNSEGQ; from the coding sequence GTGAACTGGTTGCGTTGGCTGGTATTGGTGGTAATAGGTCTGTTGGCCGGGTGTGGTTCTGCACCCGCCAATCAGCCTGCACCAACACCGACCACCCTGATCGCAATTCCGCTGGCCGAGGTGCCGGCCCCAACCCCGACTGCCACGCATCTGCTGTTGCCGTTGGTCGGCGCCGCTGACACCACAGCTCAGGCACCGCCACTGCTTCCCTATCGGGTTGTTGCGTCCTATCCCCACGATCCGCGTGCATGGACCCAGGGACTGATCGTTGCCGGGCCAGGTCGGCTGTTTGAAGGAACCGGCGATTACGCCAATTCGTCACTCCGCGAAGTGGAGCTGGAGACCGGTCAGGTGTTGCGCAGCGTTGGCCTCGGCGATCCGGCCCTCTACGGGGAAGGGATTGCCCGGATTGGTGATCGCATCTTTCAACTGACCTGGCAGAATCAGCGTGGGTTGATCTACGATGTTGCGACGTTTAATCAGATCGGTTCATTCACTTACCCGGTGCCGCCGGCAACCATGCCGCGCGAAGGCTGGGGCTTAACCTACGACGGCTCGTCGCTGATTATGAGCGATGGCACAGCGACGCTCTACTTTATCGATCCGGAAGCGACGGTCGCGACGGGCCAGCTTGTGATTGAGCGCACGGTCACAGTAAGGATTGGCGATCAACCGCGTGACCGCTTGAATGAGCTGGAGTATATCAATGGCGCGATCTTCGCCAATGTCTGGTATAGTGATCAGATTGTGCGCATCGATCCGAACACCGGTCAGGTGACCGGTATTCTCGATCTGAGTGGATTACTCTCGCCAACCGAGCGTGCTGCCGCCGACGTGCTGAACGGGATTGCCTACGATCAAGAGCGTGGGTTGATCTACGTCACCGGCAAATACTGGCCGCGCTTGTTCGCCATCGCGCTTGAACAGACGATGTATCTTCCGCTGATCTCCAATTCGGAAGGTCAGTAG
- a CDS encoding FKBP-type peptidyl-prolyl cis-trans isomerase produces MTTASGLQYVEIQAGDGEQPQPGAIVAVHYRGMLADGSVFDSSYERGEPIRFPLGVGMVIPGWDEGIGLMRVGGKARLIIPPHLGYGAMGYPPVIPPNATLTFDVELVEVLPGPPEAPQDLPADRYTTSASGLQYADLTVGDGATAMAGRTVTVHYTGWLTDGSMFDSSLSRGEPFVFPLGAGRVIRGWDEGVAGMRVGGRRQLIIPAALAYGNRGAGGVIPPGATLIFEVELLEVR; encoded by the coding sequence ATGACCACAGCAAGTGGCCTCCAGTACGTCGAAATTCAGGCCGGTGATGGCGAGCAGCCCCAACCCGGTGCGATTGTCGCCGTTCACTATCGCGGGATGCTGGCCGATGGCAGTGTGTTTGATAGTTCGTATGAGCGTGGCGAGCCGATCCGCTTTCCCCTCGGTGTCGGGATGGTCATTCCCGGCTGGGATGAGGGGATTGGCCTGATGCGGGTTGGTGGCAAGGCGCGGTTGATTATTCCGCCCCATCTCGGCTATGGAGCGATGGGGTATCCGCCGGTGATTCCACCGAACGCAACCCTGACCTTCGATGTTGAGCTGGTTGAGGTTTTGCCCGGCCCACCGGAAGCGCCGCAAGACCTGCCGGCTGATCGGTATACGACCAGTGCCAGTGGCCTGCAATACGCCGATCTAACAGTTGGTGATGGGGCAACCGCCATGGCCGGTCGCACTGTAACCGTCCACTACACCGGCTGGCTCACCGACGGCAGTATGTTCGATAGCTCGCTCAGCCGTGGGGAACCGTTTGTCTTTCCGCTCGGTGCCGGACGAGTCATTCGGGGCTGGGATGAAGGGGTTGCCGGTATGCGGGTTGGCGGGCGTCGTCAGTTAATTATTCCGGCGGCGTTGGCCTACGGCAATCGCGGGGCGGGTGGTGTGATCCCACCAGGAGCAACTCTGATCTTTGAAGTGGAGCTGTTGGAGGTGCGTTGA
- the menC gene encoding o-succinylbenzoate synthase, translated as MRIEAIELRRIRLPYRAPFETSGWREEANHSVIVTLHSEGVVGWGEAPVGVGPWYNEETQSTAWVMMREILAPMLLGRDLSRPEEVDAIFTRVRGNRMARAGLEFAAWDLFGRAQGTSLSTMLGGTRQRVEVGVSVGVQESIEALLDVVAGYVNAGYQRVKLKIKPGWDVEPTRAVRERWPDLRLQVDANSIYTLDQADQLARLDEFDLLLIEQPLAHDDIIDHAKLQRLLRTPICLDESIVSPDHARWAIELGACGVINIKPSRVGGFTAARRIHDLAQAAGIPVWCGGMLETGIGRAANVGLASLPNFSLPGDISANDRYFHQDIVTNPFTLNPDSTLSVPTGPGSGAEVDLERLAAVTTDYVMLRA; from the coding sequence ATGCGGATTGAGGCCATCGAATTGCGACGGATCCGGTTGCCATACCGGGCACCCTTCGAGACGAGCGGCTGGCGGGAAGAGGCCAATCATTCGGTGATTGTGACCCTGCATAGCGAGGGGGTAGTGGGCTGGGGCGAAGCTCCGGTTGGCGTGGGGCCGTGGTACAACGAAGAGACCCAATCTACCGCCTGGGTGATGATGCGCGAGATTCTGGCCCCGATGCTGCTGGGGCGTGATCTGAGCCGGCCAGAGGAGGTGGATGCGATCTTTACCCGTGTGCGCGGCAACCGCATGGCACGGGCCGGTCTTGAGTTCGCCGCCTGGGATCTGTTCGGGCGCGCACAGGGCACGAGCCTGAGCACAATGCTCGGCGGCACCCGGCAACGGGTGGAAGTTGGTGTCAGTGTTGGTGTCCAGGAGTCGATAGAGGCGTTGCTTGATGTGGTCGCCGGTTATGTCAATGCCGGTTACCAGCGGGTGAAACTCAAGATCAAACCGGGCTGGGATGTCGAGCCAACACGGGCTGTACGCGAGCGCTGGCCCGATCTGCGCTTGCAGGTTGATGCCAACAGCATCTACACCCTCGATCAGGCCGACCAGTTGGCCCGGCTCGACGAGTTTGATCTGTTGTTGATCGAGCAGCCCCTGGCGCATGACGACATCATCGATCACGCCAAACTTCAGCGGCTGCTCCGCACGCCGATTTGTCTCGATGAGAGCATTGTCTCGCCAGATCATGCCCGCTGGGCAATTGAGTTGGGTGCCTGCGGCGTAATCAATATCAAACCGTCGCGGGTTGGTGGTTTTACGGCAGCCCGGCGAATTCACGATCTGGCACAGGCCGCCGGCATCCCGGTCTGGTGCGGCGGCATGCTCGAAACCGGCATCGGGCGGGCTGCCAACGTCGGGCTGGCCAGTCTGCCCAACTTTAGCCTGCCCGGCGACATCAGCGCGAATGATCGCTACTTCCACCAGGACATTGTGACCAACCCGTTTACGCTCAACCCCGACAGTACACTCAGCGTCCCAACCGGGCCAGGGAGTGGGGCTGAGGTCGATCTGGAACGTCTTGCGGCAGTCACGACCGATTATGTCATGCTGCGTGCGTAG
- a CDS encoding DUF4230 domain-containing protein, with translation MMEQRPIQWLVSGVVALVMIGLLVFVNSGWRTPAPVATPVTAEPWPTSPPTFTPLPPTQAAVAPTLIPLPDLRRIDPSIELAIKFPVTTVTTVSGAQSFFGRDEITLKVTAEVRLAVDLSQAQIRRDGNTLLIRLPRATVSGEPNPIEIEVIGESRRWIGSQITAAQNQALAQARADIKQRVAGDQGLISIASEVAYRRLERWLIDDLGFSRVVIEPLTP, from the coding sequence ATGATGGAACAGCGCCCAATTCAATGGCTGGTGAGCGGCGTGGTGGCGCTCGTGATGATTGGTCTGCTCGTGTTCGTCAACAGCGGCTGGCGCACCCCGGCGCCAGTCGCGACGCCTGTCACAGCCGAGCCGTGGCCGACATCACCACCGACATTTACTCCATTGCCACCAACCCAGGCAGCGGTTGCCCCGACACTCATTCCGCTGCCCGATCTACGCCGGATCGATCCGTCAATCGAGCTGGCGATCAAATTTCCGGTCACAACCGTCACGACGGTGAGCGGAGCACAGAGCTTCTTTGGCCGTGATGAGATCACGCTGAAAGTGACCGCCGAGGTTCGCCTGGCCGTTGATCTAAGCCAGGCCCAGATTCGGCGTGATGGTAATACGCTACTGATCCGATTACCACGGGCCACCGTGTCCGGCGAACCAAATCCGATTGAGATCGAGGTGATCGGCGAGTCGCGTCGCTGGATCGGCAGTCAGATCACAGCGGCGCAGAATCAGGCCCTGGCCCAGGCCCGCGCCGACATCAAACAACGGGTTGCCGGTGATCAGGGATTGATCAGCATCGCCAGCGAAGTTGCCTACCGCCGCCTCGAACGCTGGCTGATCGATGATCTCGGCTTTAGTCGCGTCGTTATCGAACCGCTCACCCCGTAG
- a CDS encoding DUF4230 domain-containing protein, whose translation MRTLKLIWNGFAIAAVLFLIWSVIQAFQNPSAPQATSTTTVGPQIIEAVRRVNKQIFIEHYAGVEIRHLDAPGGWATFLRNLGVRQEFLVLIRGRVPAGIDLSQLRPEDVWVSSDGRRVQITLPPPQVFTDQVSLDLTNSRIIENTDFCPGFICPRTELEQFFQSVDAEAKAALVEAAIESGILSQAARDAETYYTQFLNSLGIAEVRVIVRGYSAP comes from the coding sequence ATGCGCACGTTGAAACTGATCTGGAACGGGTTCGCCATTGCTGCGGTGCTCTTTCTGATCTGGAGTGTTATCCAGGCGTTTCAGAATCCATCTGCGCCGCAGGCCACCTCAACCACCACTGTGGGGCCGCAGATTATAGAGGCCGTGCGGCGCGTGAATAAGCAGATTTTCATCGAGCACTACGCCGGTGTGGAAATCCGCCATCTCGATGCGCCGGGTGGCTGGGCGACATTTTTGCGCAATCTGGGAGTGCGCCAGGAGTTTCTGGTGCTGATCCGGGGTCGGGTGCCCGCCGGTATCGATCTGAGTCAACTGCGCCCCGAAGATGTCTGGGTGAGCAGCGATGGCCGCCGGGTCCAGATCACCCTACCGCCGCCACAAGTCTTCACCGATCAGGTAAGCCTCGATCTGACTAATAGCCGGATCATCGAGAATACCGATTTCTGTCCCGGCTTCATCTGCCCGCGCACCGAACTCGAACAATTCTTTCAATCCGTTGATGCCGAGGCAAAGGCCGCACTGGTAGAAGCTGCTATCGAGTCGGGCATTTTGTCACAGGCCGCCCGTGATGCCGAAACCTACTACACCCAATTCCTCAACAGCCTGGGCATCGCCGAGGTGCGGGTCATCGTGCGCGGGTATAGTGCGCCGTAG
- a CDS encoding TRM11 family SAM-dependent methyltransferase has translation MSSEHDPRNRLNDLDAREWTYALRSVISTAYPTRGPESFAHHLRRQHPSPKPPQLMAELIRFFTRQHGHVLDPFAGVGGTLIASSLEGRTAVGIDLSAEYATIYQAVCAELQIAPQTYVVGDARNLLELPEVRERPFDLILTDPPYAAMMARPKTGERRKRGRPNPTPFTTSAADLGNLPYHEFIGELCTILTAALQVLRPGGYLVIFAKDLQPTPEHHNMLHADLVIALRQVPGLEYRGYRIWHDQSQRLYPFGYPYAFVANQMHQFILIFRWRGDGKG, from the coding sequence ATGAGCAGCGAACACGATCCCCGTAACCGGCTCAACGACCTCGATGCGCGGGAGTGGACGTATGCGCTGCGTTCTGTCATCAGCACTGCGTATCCAACCCGTGGGCCGGAGAGCTTTGCCCACCATCTCCGTCGTCAGCACCCCTCACCCAAACCGCCCCAACTTATGGCCGAACTCATCCGCTTCTTCACCCGCCAGCATGGTCACGTGCTCGATCCGTTTGCCGGGGTTGGTGGTACGCTGATCGCCAGTTCGCTGGAGGGGCGCACGGCAGTCGGTATCGATCTTTCAGCCGAATATGCAACCATCTACCAGGCGGTTTGTGCTGAGCTACAGATCGCGCCGCAAACCTATGTGGTTGGCGATGCCCGTAATCTGCTCGAACTGCCGGAGGTGCGGGAACGACCGTTTGATCTGATTCTGACCGATCCGCCATATGCGGCCATGATGGCGCGCCCGAAAACCGGCGAGCGGCGTAAACGCGGTCGGCCCAATCCCACGCCGTTCACAACATCAGCGGCGGATTTGGGCAATCTGCCATACCACGAGTTTATCGGTGAACTATGCACCATCCTCACCGCTGCGCTCCAGGTGTTGCGTCCCGGCGGGTATCTGGTGATCTTTGCCAAAGACCTGCAACCCACTCCTGAGCACCACAACATGCTCCACGCCGATCTGGTGATTGCCCTGCGCCAGGTACCGGGGCTTGAGTATCGTGGCTACCGGATATGGCACGACCAGAGTCAGCGACTGTACCCGTTTGGCTACCCGTATGCGTTCGTGGCAAATCAGATGCACCAGTTTATTCTGATCTTTCGCTGGCGGGGGGATGGGAAGGGGTGA
- the carA gene encoding glutamine-hydrolyzing carbamoyl-phosphate synthase small subunit, whose product MDAVLVLEDGRVFPGRSFGAPGERVGEVVFHTGMTGYQEILTDPSYCGQLVTMTAPHIGNTGVNDFDPESIQPQVAGFIVRSYSEHYSSWRARGSLSQLLRDYGIVAISDVDTRALTRHIRTAGAMRGIISTTGESIESLLAKCRAAPPMEGLDLTQVVTCPEPYHWATNSVPFTPPYPNGPAQELRFHVVAYDFGLKRTILRRLVDHGCRVTVVPATTPPEDALALQPDGIFFSNGPGDPAAATYAVATLRSLLGKLPIFGICLGHQLMGLALGGRTYKLPFGHHGANHPVRYLPTGRVEITSQNHGFAVDPDSLPAGVVLTHINLNDQTLEGFDYPELQCFSVQYHPEAGPGPHDATYLFARFAEAMAARRS is encoded by the coding sequence ATGGATGCAGTGCTTGTCTTAGAAGATGGTCGCGTCTTTCCCGGGCGGTCGTTCGGTGCCCCGGGTGAGCGTGTTGGTGAGGTTGTTTTTCACACCGGCATGACCGGCTATCAAGAGATTTTGACCGATCCCTCGTACTGCGGTCAACTGGTCACGATGACAGCACCGCACATTGGGAACACCGGCGTCAACGATTTTGACCCGGAGTCGATCCAGCCGCAGGTTGCCGGTTTTATTGTGCGTAGCTACAGCGAACACTACAGCTCATGGCGTGCGCGTGGCAGTCTCTCTCAACTGCTGCGCGACTATGGGATCGTGGCGATTAGCGATGTTGATACCCGTGCCCTCACTCGCCATATCCGTACCGCCGGGGCGATGCGCGGCATTATCTCCACAACCGGCGAGTCGATAGAGTCGTTACTCGCGAAATGTCGGGCCGCGCCGCCGATGGAAGGGTTGGATTTAACGCAAGTGGTGACCTGTCCCGAACCGTACCATTGGGCAACCAACAGTGTGCCGTTTACCCCGCCCTACCCGAACGGCCCGGCGCAAGAACTGCGCTTCCACGTTGTTGCTTACGACTTCGGCCTCAAGCGCACCATTTTGCGCCGTCTGGTCGATCATGGCTGTCGGGTGACGGTGGTACCGGCCACAACTCCACCCGAAGATGCGCTGGCCCTCCAACCCGACGGTATCTTCTTCTCGAATGGGCCGGGCGATCCGGCAGCGGCGACCTATGCTGTGGCCACGCTGCGCTCGCTGCTCGGTAAACTCCCGATCTTTGGCATCTGTCTCGGCCATCAATTGATGGGGCTGGCCCTCGGCGGGCGCACCTACAAGTTGCCGTTCGGCCACCACGGTGCCAACCATCCGGTGCGCTATCTGCCCACCGGTCGGGTTGAGATCACCTCGCAGAATCATGGGTTTGCCGTCGATCCGGACTCGTTGCCGGCAGGTGTTGTTTTGACCCATATCAACCTGAATGATCAGACCCTGGAGGGTTTTGATTATCCTGAATTGCAGTGCTTCAGTGTGCAGTACCACCCCGAAGCAGGGCCAGGGCCACACGATGCAACCTATCTCTTTGCCCGCTTTGCCGAGGCAATGGCTGCCCGCCGTTCGTAG